Proteins encoded in a region of the Elizabethkingia bruuniana genome:
- a CDS encoding M56 family metallopeptidase, with the protein MDSSKIILLLGISFLCWLIYKSVLADHKLFVFNRFFLLGAVIISLVIPFIQIDIARESNPVTRNVNIYYIQEVIIGKAPQPSFNWYKIAAYGYIVITTFFIIRFILGILQIVHRIYKNKKKTVDNIHYILLDNNQIPYCFLNYIFVPGEDFLHKNIESEILQHEQAHLFQKHTLDIMFIQLVLAFAWFNPFFWLIKRSITANHEFLADEHTLRLSKDIQHYRKLIISKTMAPYHNQFASNFNFLLTKKRFIMMTKQTSKNKVRFLKLSGATLLIAATAFTISMNAKEKESITTSLTAKLDKITDNTLALSATKSDTTKQERKAIISKKIEELNAETATKRAEIIKKYNKSGELKNSDFPPTPPVPPTPPAAPPAPPIPPDPMAKLIPISPSEKVDREATFSEGIEGFRNLFVQTFDNSKVDGKGTLKSTASYIIDQNGDVKDIVTTGPNESLNAEIKRTIATIVAKKKWIPAQLNGKNVVSRYHFPVTMNFEGTKKL; encoded by the coding sequence ATGGATAGCTCAAAAATTATTCTGCTTTTAGGAATTTCTTTCCTATGCTGGCTTATTTATAAGTCGGTGTTGGCGGATCATAAATTATTTGTATTCAACAGATTTTTTCTTTTAGGAGCTGTCATTATTAGTCTTGTTATACCGTTTATACAAATTGACATTGCACGAGAAAGTAATCCGGTTACCCGAAATGTAAACATTTACTATATTCAGGAAGTTATTATTGGTAAAGCTCCACAGCCGTCATTCAACTGGTATAAGATTGCTGCTTATGGCTATATTGTAATAACCACCTTTTTTATTATTCGCTTTATACTAGGCATACTTCAAATTGTTCACAGGATTTATAAAAACAAAAAGAAAACTGTCGATAATATCCACTATATACTACTCGACAACAATCAAATTCCATATTGTTTTCTCAATTATATATTTGTCCCTGGAGAAGATTTTCTTCACAAAAACATCGAATCTGAAATATTACAGCATGAGCAGGCTCATCTTTTTCAGAAGCATACATTAGACATTATGTTTATTCAGCTGGTATTGGCATTTGCATGGTTCAATCCTTTTTTCTGGCTTATTAAACGGTCTATTACTGCCAATCATGAATTTCTGGCAGACGAGCATACGCTTCGTTTGTCTAAAGATATACAGCATTACCGCAAATTGATTATATCAAAAACAATGGCGCCATATCATAACCAGTTTGCAAGTAATTTCAATTTTTTACTTACTAAAAAACGTTTCATTATGATGACAAAGCAAACATCCAAAAACAAAGTACGCTTTTTAAAATTATCCGGCGCTACTTTATTGATAGCCGCTACTGCATTTACAATAAGTATGAATGCAAAAGAAAAAGAATCTATAACAACCTCCCTTACAGCTAAGTTAGATAAAATTACAGACAATACTCTGGCGTTATCAGCTACAAAGTCCGATACCACAAAACAGGAACGAAAAGCTATTATTTCAAAAAAAATAGAGGAACTTAACGCAGAAACAGCTACAAAACGGGCAGAAATTATCAAGAAGTACAATAAGTCCGGGGAATTAAAAAATTCAGATTTCCCTCCCACTCCCCCAGTACCTCCTACACCTCCAGCAGCACCGCCTGCTCCTCCAATTCCACCAGACCCTATGGCAAAATTAATTCCCATAAGTCCCTCAGAAAAAGTAGACAGGGAAGCAACATTCTCTGAAGGTATTGAAGGCTTCCGGAATTTGTTCGTTCAGACTTTTGATAACAGTAAAGTTGATGGCAAAGGGACTCTTAAATCCACAGCATCATATATTATCGATCAGAACGGAGATGTAAAAGATATAGTTACAACAGGTCCTAACGAAAGCCTCAATGCAGAAATAAAAAGAACTATTGCAACAATTGTTGCAAAGAAAAAATGGATTCCGGCTCAGCTAAATGGCAAAAATGTAGTTTCACGTTACCACTTTCCTGTAACCATGAATTTTGAAGGCACTAAAAAGTTATAG
- the uvrB gene encoding excinuclease ABC subunit UvrB — translation MNFQIQSEYKPTGDQPQAIEKLSKGLLLGEKYQTLLGVTGSGKTFTIANVVQEIQKPTLVLAHNKTLAAQLFMEFKEFFPDNAVEYFVSYYDYYQPEAFIPTTNTYIEKDLSINEEVEKLRLSATASLLSGRRDVLIVASVSCIYGIGNPTEFHKSVISLDVEVPISRTKLLHTLVSSLYSRSVNEFIRGTFRVKGDVIDVYPAYADSAIRIQFFGDQIEKIQSFDPVSGNVTSNFDKINIYPANLFVTSPETMQNAIKEIQDDLVKQTAFFQEIGKPYEAKRLEERTELDLEMIKELGYCSGIENYSRYMDGREAGSRSFCLLDYFPEDYLMVIDESHVTVPQVHAMYGGDRSRKEVLVEHGFRLPAAMDNRPLKFEEFEMLQNQVIYVSATPADYELQKTGGEYVEQIIRPTGLLDPVIEIKPTQNQIDDLIEEIQKRTEEDERVLVTTLTKKMAEELTKYFTRFGIRTRYIHSDVETLERIQIMQDLRAGLFDVLVGVNLLREGLDLPEVSLVAILDADKEGMLRSRRSLIQTIGRAARNLNGKAIMYADKITKSMQAAIDETSYRREKQMNYNKEHGQEPQALNKKISESLVRRNPDFPDQKYIQKEILQKVAEVQANYSSDEIEKIVAKKQKEMELAAKNLDFIAAAKLRDEIAALKG, via the coding sequence ATGAATTTCCAGATACAATCAGAATACAAACCTACCGGCGACCAGCCCCAGGCAATTGAAAAACTTTCCAAAGGCCTTTTATTAGGCGAAAAATACCAAACCCTATTAGGGGTTACCGGATCCGGTAAAACCTTTACAATTGCCAATGTTGTTCAGGAAATACAAAAACCAACATTGGTACTGGCACATAACAAAACTCTGGCAGCTCAGCTTTTCATGGAGTTCAAAGAGTTCTTTCCGGACAATGCTGTAGAATACTTTGTAAGTTATTATGACTACTATCAGCCAGAAGCCTTTATTCCTACTACCAATACTTATATTGAGAAAGATCTGAGTATTAATGAGGAGGTAGAAAAACTGCGTCTTTCTGCAACAGCTTCATTGCTTTCCGGAAGACGGGATGTATTGATTGTTGCATCCGTTTCATGTATTTATGGTATTGGTAACCCTACGGAGTTCCATAAATCGGTGATTTCTTTAGATGTTGAAGTCCCGATATCCAGAACCAAGTTATTGCATACACTGGTAAGCTCGTTATACTCCAGAAGTGTAAACGAATTTATTCGGGGAACATTCCGCGTAAAAGGAGATGTTATCGATGTCTATCCTGCTTATGCCGATAGTGCTATTCGTATTCAGTTCTTTGGAGATCAGATCGAAAAAATTCAGAGTTTTGATCCTGTTTCCGGAAATGTAACTTCTAACTTCGATAAAATCAATATTTATCCTGCCAATCTGTTTGTGACCTCTCCTGAAACAATGCAGAATGCAATTAAGGAAATTCAGGATGATCTGGTAAAACAAACTGCTTTTTTCCAGGAAATAGGAAAACCTTATGAGGCGAAAAGATTGGAAGAACGAACAGAGCTTGACCTGGAAATGATAAAAGAATTAGGCTATTGTTCCGGAATAGAAAATTATTCCCGATATATGGACGGAAGAGAAGCTGGATCCAGATCTTTCTGTCTTTTAGATTATTTCCCTGAAGATTATCTGATGGTAATTGATGAAAGCCACGTTACAGTACCACAGGTTCATGCGATGTATGGCGGCGACAGAAGCCGGAAAGAAGTTTTGGTAGAGCATGGTTTCCGTCTTCCGGCAGCAATGGATAATCGTCCATTAAAATTTGAAGAATTCGAGATGCTACAGAATCAGGTAATCTATGTAAGTGCAACTCCTGCAGATTATGAACTGCAAAAAACAGGCGGTGAATATGTAGAGCAGATTATTCGCCCCACTGGTTTATTAGACCCTGTTATCGAGATAAAGCCTACCCAGAATCAAATTGATGATTTGATTGAAGAAATACAGAAGAGAACGGAGGAAGATGAACGTGTACTGGTGACAACACTGACAAAGAAAATGGCAGAGGAACTAACCAAATACTTTACACGTTTTGGCATCCGCACGCGCTACATACACTCCGATGTGGAAACCCTGGAAAGAATACAGATTATGCAGGATCTCCGAGCCGGATTATTTGATGTTTTAGTGGGTGTTAACCTTCTTAGAGAAGGATTAGACCTCCCTGAAGTTTCGTTAGTTGCAATTTTAGATGCTGATAAAGAGGGAATGTTACGTTCCAGAAGATCTCTAATACAGACAATTGGTCGTGCAGCCCGTAACCTTAACGGGAAAGCGATTATGTATGCTGATAAAATCACCAAAAGTATGCAGGCAGCTATTGATGAGACCAGCTACCGTCGTGAAAAGCAGATGAATTATAACAAGGAGCATGGTCAAGAACCACAGGCACTTAATAAAAAGATTAGTGAATCTCTGGTAAGACGTAATCCAGACTTCCCGGATCAAAAATATATTCAGAAAGAAATTTTACAGAAAGTTGCTGAAGTACAGGCTAATTATTCATCTGATGAGATTGAGAAGATTGTTGCTAAAAAGCAAAAGGAAATGGAGCTTGCTGCCAAGAACTTAGACTTCATTGCTGCGGCAAAATTACGTGATGAAATAGCGGCTTTAAAGGGCTGA
- a CDS encoding DUF3820 family protein — protein MNPEILKDIVTQKMPFGKYKDTIIADLPVSYLEWFQREGMPPGKLGMMLSTIYEIKLNGLEYLLTEIKRQVQK, from the coding sequence ATGAATCCGGAAATCTTAAAAGATATTGTAACCCAGAAAATGCCGTTTGGAAAATATAAAGACACAATTATTGCAGATCTTCCTGTAAGTTATCTGGAATGGTTTCAGCGGGAAGGAATGCCTCCCGGAAAACTGGGGATGATGCTTTCCACTATTTATGAAATAAAATTAAACGGACTTGAATATCTTCTGACAGAAATCAAACGACAAGTACAGAAATGA
- a CDS encoding AI-2E family transporter: MPIKQDKPISEIAIKQIALICIIIILAGLICYNLSMFIPSLLGAITLYIISRKYLLYLIEEKKWKPSLAAIVIIVATLLILILPVYLIIDVLIDKLGNAQAYMQKFNVFIDKIHDFVFKEIGIDLLSKENINKLKDTAGKLSTSLLNTTFNALTVIASMYFVLYFMLISPRKFESLLENAAPFKKSNNFLLGEKIRKMVIANAIGIPVVALGQGIAGLIGYIIFGAPSPVLLFALTFVTSMIPIVGAAIVYVPICIFMIAEGQTGAGIGLAVYCIVVVGLIDNLLRFTLLKKLEDIHPLNTVFGIIAGMNIFGFLGLIFGPILVSVTILLMQVYKDEFLGRKNTPPDDELLLEKDE, from the coding sequence ATGCCGATAAAACAGGATAAACCAATTAGTGAAATAGCAATCAAGCAGATTGCCCTTATTTGTATTATTATCATATTAGCAGGGCTTATATGTTATAATCTGTCAATGTTTATTCCCTCACTTCTGGGTGCGATTACATTGTATATTATATCAAGAAAATATTTATTATACCTGATTGAAGAAAAGAAATGGAAGCCTTCTTTAGCAGCTATAGTAATTATAGTTGCAACACTATTAATTCTGATTCTTCCTGTTTATCTCATTATAGATGTTCTTATAGACAAGCTTGGAAATGCTCAGGCTTATATGCAAAAGTTCAATGTTTTTATTGATAAAATTCATGATTTTGTCTTTAAAGAAATAGGCATTGACCTGCTGAGTAAAGAAAATATCAATAAACTGAAAGATACAGCCGGGAAGCTTTCTACATCATTGCTGAATACAACATTCAATGCATTAACAGTTATTGCTTCCATGTATTTTGTTTTATATTTTATGCTGATTTCCCCACGGAAATTCGAGAGTCTCTTAGAAAATGCAGCACCTTTCAAAAAATCCAATAACTTCTTATTAGGAGAGAAGATCCGCAAAATGGTGATAGCAAATGCTATAGGTATTCCTGTGGTTGCATTGGGGCAAGGGATAGCCGGCCTTATTGGTTATATTATCTTTGGAGCGCCCAGTCCGGTATTGCTATTTGCACTTACATTTGTAACCTCCATGATTCCTATTGTAGGAGCTGCAATTGTATATGTGCCTATCTGTATATTTATGATTGCAGAAGGACAGACAGGAGCCGGAATTGGGCTGGCAGTTTACTGTATTGTTGTTGTTGGACTTATTGATAATTTATTGAGATTTACACTGCTGAAAAAACTTGAAGATATACATCCGCTAAATACTGTATTCGGAATTATAGCAGGGATGAATATATTTGGCTTTTTAGGGCTTATTTTCGGACCTATTCTGGTTTCGGTAACAATATTGCTCATGCAGGTATATAAAGATGAGTTTCTAGGCAGGAAAAATACTCCGCCTGATGACGAGCTACTCTTAGAAAAAGACGAATGA
- a CDS encoding aminodeoxychorismate synthase component I produces MKAINTKEFSEMDKLSEKGEPFIFIIDFLKQNILLFTEDELNKNPDILVHFQNYRNYTPETSLNKKIHMQSFPETFESYKKGFDLVMENLQLGNSYLINYTRKTRIETNLTLQDIFNHSEAKYKICYKNNWVFFSPEVFVKIENQRISTFPMKGTIDADIPDAENILKNDPKEKAEHYTVVDLLRNDLSMVADNVKLVDFQRIDYLKTLKKNLYTMSSEIEGTIKPSFQNKIGSIMQKLLPAGSILGAPKEKTQEVILKSESYDRGFYTGVCGYFDGKDLDSGVMIRFIENENNQFYFKSGGGITHQSDASAEYQEMINKIYVPVY; encoded by the coding sequence ATGAAAGCAATAAATACGAAAGAATTTTCCGAAATGGATAAACTTTCCGAAAAAGGAGAGCCTTTTATTTTTATTATTGATTTTTTAAAGCAAAATATTCTGCTTTTTACAGAGGATGAACTGAATAAAAATCCTGATATCTTGGTTCATTTTCAGAATTATAGAAACTATACTCCAGAAACTTCTCTAAACAAAAAAATACACATGCAGTCCTTTCCGGAAACTTTTGAATCCTATAAAAAAGGATTTGATCTTGTTATGGAAAATCTGCAATTAGGTAATTCTTACCTGATTAATTACACCAGGAAAACAAGAATAGAAACAAATCTTACCCTTCAAGATATTTTTAACCACTCCGAGGCTAAATATAAAATCTGTTATAAGAATAATTGGGTATTCTTCTCACCTGAAGTTTTTGTAAAAATTGAAAATCAGAGGATTTCAACATTTCCAATGAAAGGAACCATTGATGCTGACATTCCGGACGCAGAAAATATTCTGAAAAATGATCCGAAAGAAAAAGCAGAGCATTATACGGTTGTCGATTTACTTCGTAACGATCTGAGTATGGTGGCGGATAATGTAAAATTAGTTGATTTCCAAAGAATTGATTATCTTAAGACTCTGAAAAAGAATCTTTATACTATGAGCTCGGAAATTGAAGGAACTATAAAACCTTCTTTTCAGAACAAAATTGGTAGTATCATGCAAAAATTGCTTCCTGCAGGCTCTATTCTAGGAGCACCAAAAGAAAAAACACAGGAGGTAATATTAAAAAGCGAAAGCTACGACAGAGGATTTTATACTGGTGTGTGTGGCTATTTTGATGGTAAAGACTTGGATTCTGGTGTTATGATTCGTTTTATAGAAAATGAGAATAACCAGTTTTATTTTAAAAGTGGCGGCGGGATTACGCATCAGAGCGATGCTTCTGCAGAATATCAGGAAATGATTAACAAAATATATGTTCCGGTTTATTGA
- a CDS encoding aminotransferase class IV translates to MFRFIETIRVEDSQIFLTDLHQERMDRVFSHYGKENPYLLKEYFLQQNHDEHGLYKWRIVYDLNGSIHCQMIPYAVEIHNNFELINGNHLEYSFKYESREEINKLKASADAEAVIFYQNGMITDTSYSNLIFRKDNEWYTPETFLLNGVMRQHLLKSGKIKTLEIGLKNIKEFSHFQMINAMIPFNTQEYPIALIQNLFSIKTLEI, encoded by the coding sequence ATGTTCCGGTTTATTGAAACTATACGCGTAGAGGATTCTCAAATATTCCTGACTGATCTTCATCAGGAAAGGATGGATCGTGTATTTTCCCATTATGGAAAAGAAAATCCTTACTTGCTTAAAGAGTATTTCCTGCAACAAAATCATGATGAACATGGCCTTTACAAATGGCGTATTGTATATGATCTTAATGGTAGTATACACTGTCAGATGATACCCTATGCTGTTGAGATTCATAATAATTTTGAGCTGATTAACGGAAATCATTTAGAGTATTCATTTAAGTATGAAAGCAGAGAGGAGATTAATAAATTAAAAGCTTCTGCAGATGCAGAAGCTGTAATATTTTATCAAAACGGAATGATAACCGATACCTCATATTCTAATCTTATTTTCAGAAAAGACAATGAGTGGTACACTCCTGAAACTTTTTTACTTAATGGTGTTATGCGTCAGCATTTATTAAAATCTGGAAAGATAAAAACATTAGAAATAGGTTTAAAAAACATTAAAGAGTTTTCTCATTTCCAAATGATTAATGCTATGATTCCGTTCAACACTCAGGAATATCCTATTGCATTGATTCAGAATCTTTTTAGTATCAAAACTTTAGAAATTTAA
- the menD gene encoding 2-succinyl-5-enolpyruvyl-6-hydroxy-3-cyclohexene-1-carboxylic-acid synthase: protein MKQYSSKRSIQILAHILKQYGINHIVLSPGSRNAPITIHFSEDDFHCYSIVDERSAAFVAMGMAKSMHKPVAVSCTSGSAATNYYPAIVEAFYQNIPLLILTADRPENYVDIFDGQTIRQKDLFHQHSYGDFQMKEDQETDADEYNFETVKKAVELCLEKQGPVHINIPLMEPLYEMVTELMPMPEIEKHIQENTYEIPSNVIAEWNTSKRILILLGTLDPSPELNVLLEQLVKNHSAVVLTESTSNQYHSKFFNHIDRYIFDFTEEDFKKYAPDLLITVGQNVVSKKVKLFLRKANPAHHWHVDPYWQPDTYFALTEKIYSDHEAFFTQLVKKVNLEPQAYYNLWDARRDKKDARHEEYSQQVPFSDFMVFRDLAESIPENYSVHVSNSSAIRYTLLFNFSEKHEVYCNRGTSGIDGCTSTTMGFAMMNDNPAVLITGDLSFFYDINGLWNKYIPPYTRIIIVNNGEGNIFRIIPGPGDTNAIGEYIATSHKMNASNLAKHFKFDYFQIETKDEFHRSLENFFKPSVQPKILEINTRSEDNADVQKDYFKFLKF from the coding sequence ATGAAGCAGTATTCCTCTAAACGCAGTATTCAGATTTTAGCACATATCCTGAAGCAATACGGGATTAATCACATTGTATTATCTCCGGGCTCCAGGAATGCGCCTATTACCATTCATTTTTCTGAAGATGATTTCCACTGTTACAGTATTGTAGATGAAAGATCTGCGGCATTCGTTGCCATGGGAATGGCTAAAAGTATGCACAAACCGGTAGCGGTTTCATGTACCAGCGGATCTGCTGCAACGAATTATTATCCTGCAATTGTAGAAGCATTTTATCAGAATATACCATTATTGATTCTGACCGCGGACAGACCGGAAAATTATGTGGATATTTTCGATGGGCAGACGATTCGCCAGAAGGATCTTTTCCATCAGCATTCATACGGAGATTTCCAGATGAAAGAAGATCAGGAAACAGATGCAGATGAATACAATTTTGAAACAGTAAAAAAAGCTGTTGAGCTTTGTCTGGAGAAGCAGGGGCCTGTACATATCAATATTCCTCTTATGGAACCATTGTATGAAATGGTAACGGAGCTGATGCCAATGCCGGAAATAGAAAAGCATATCCAGGAAAATACATACGAGATACCTTCAAATGTGATTGCTGAATGGAATACAAGCAAAAGAATATTGATTCTATTGGGAACATTGGATCCGTCTCCGGAACTTAATGTACTGCTAGAGCAGTTGGTAAAGAACCATTCTGCGGTTGTACTTACAGAAAGTACTTCTAATCAGTACCATTCCAAGTTTTTCAACCATATAGACCGCTATATATTTGATTTTACAGAAGAGGATTTTAAAAAATATGCTCCTGATTTATTGATTACAGTCGGGCAAAACGTAGTGTCCAAAAAAGTAAAACTTTTCCTCAGAAAAGCCAATCCTGCACATCATTGGCATGTAGATCCTTATTGGCAGCCTGATACTTATTTTGCGCTGACAGAAAAGATTTACTCAGATCATGAAGCATTTTTTACCCAATTAGTAAAGAAAGTCAATCTGGAGCCTCAGGCTTATTATAACCTATGGGATGCCAGAAGGGATAAAAAGGACGCCAGACATGAAGAGTATTCACAACAAGTGCCTTTCTCAGATTTCATGGTATTTAGGGACCTTGCAGAAAGTATTCCGGAAAACTATAGTGTACATGTATCCAACAGTTCAGCAATTCGTTATACATTGCTATTTAACTTCTCTGAAAAACATGAAGTTTACTGTAACAGAGGAACAAGTGGAATAGATGGCTGTACTTCTACAACTATGGGGTTTGCCATGATGAATGATAATCCTGCTGTTCTTATTACCGGAGACCTAAGCTTCTTCTATGATATCAATGGCCTTTGGAACAAATATATTCCACCATATACAAGAATCATTATTGTAAATAACGGAGAAGGTAATATTTTCCGTATTATTCCAGGGCCGGGAGACACAAACGCAATAGGAGAATATATTGCGACAAGTCATAAAATGAATGCTTCTAATCTTGCAAAACACTTTAAGTTCGACTACTTCCAGATCGAAACAAAAGATGAATTTCACAGATCGCTGGAAAACTTCTTTAAGCCAAGTGTGCAGCCTAAAATTCTGGAGATTAATACCAGAAGCGAAGATAATGCTGATGTACAGAAAGACTACTTTAAATTTCTAAAGTTTTGA
- a CDS encoding GNAT family N-acetyltransferase, whose amino-acid sequence MEEIRFRQAEDKDKHIIWEILQQAIERRKNDGSNQWQDGYPNLQTVENDIAKGQGYVLTLNDEVITYAALIFNDEPAYENIKGEWLTNGDFMVVHRVAVSDKAAGKGIVKKFFGTLDDFARSKHVYSIKVDTNFDNLAMLAILEKLGYVYCGEVVFRESARKAFEKVLTA is encoded by the coding sequence ATGGAAGAAATCAGATTCAGACAGGCAGAAGATAAAGACAAACATATAATTTGGGAAATTCTTCAACAGGCTATTGAAAGAAGAAAAAATGACGGAAGCAATCAGTGGCAGGATGGGTATCCAAATCTGCAGACTGTTGAAAATGATATTGCAAAAGGCCAGGGATATGTTCTGACACTAAATGATGAAGTTATTACCTATGCTGCTTTAATTTTCAATGACGAACCAGCCTATGAAAATATAAAGGGAGAATGGCTTACTAATGGTGATTTTATGGTTGTTCATAGAGTTGCTGTTTCTGATAAGGCTGCAGGGAAAGGAATCGTAAAAAAATTCTTTGGTACCCTGGATGACTTTGCCAGATCTAAACATGTTTACAGTATAAAGGTAGATACCAATTTTGATAATCTTGCAATGCTGGCCATTCTTGAAAAATTAGGATATGTTTATTGCGGAGAGGTAGTTTTCCGTGAAAGTGCCCGTAAAGCTTTCGAAAAAGTATTAACGGCTTAA